A window of Chitinophagales bacterium contains these coding sequences:
- a CDS encoding SDR family oxidoreductase, producing MDLQIKDKIILVSGGAKGIGKGIVLALAKEGAFPVIIGRNEADNRLVLQELELLGMKGSAVTAELSDPMQCESVIADILKHHRHIDGLVNNAGVNDGVGLEHGDYPRFMESLHKNLVHYYLLAHFALPALKKSKGSIVNISSKTAETGQGGTSAYAAANGGRNALTREWAVELAKYSIRVNAVIVAECYTPLYDKWIKGLPDGEEKLKKIVDKIPFEKRFTTAEEIANMTVFLLSPLSSHTTGQLIHVDGGYVHLDRAMGNL from the coding sequence ATGGACTTGCAAATAAAGGATAAGATCATTTTAGTTTCCGGCGGAGCCAAAGGAATCGGAAAGGGTATTGTTCTCGCCTTGGCGAAGGAAGGGGCGTTTCCGGTGATCATAGGAAGAAATGAGGCAGACAATCGCCTCGTGCTGCAGGAGTTGGAATTGCTGGGAATGAAAGGGAGTGCTGTGACTGCTGAACTATCAGATCCCATGCAATGTGAATCAGTTATTGCAGATATATTGAAGCACCATCGGCACATCGACGGATTAGTGAACAATGCCGGAGTAAATGATGGGGTTGGGCTGGAGCATGGGGACTATCCCCGGTTTATGGAAAGCCTGCATAAGAACCTGGTGCATTATTACCTGTTGGCGCATTTCGCCCTTCCTGCATTGAAGAAATCAAAAGGCAGTATTGTCAACATCAGTTCGAAAACAGCCGAAACCGGACAAGGGGGTACTTCTGCCTATGCCGCGGCCAATGGTGGCCGCAATGCTCTTACGCGTGAATGGGCGGTTGAATTGGCGAAGTATTCCATTCGTGTCAATGCAGTTATCGTGGCCGAATGTTATACTCCTCTCTATGATAAATGGATCAAGGGTCTTCCTGACGGAGAAGAGAAACTAAAAAAGATTGTTGATAAGATACCTTTCGAAAAACGATTTACAACCGCTGAGGAAATAGCGAATATGACTGTCTTTTTGCTATCACCATTATCCAGTCATACTACCGGGCAATTGATCCATGTGGATGGAGGATACGTCCATTTAGACCGGGCAATGGGGAATTTATAA
- a CDS encoding DUF983 domain-containing protein, with translation MSNSQSSRGYLASTLTCRCPRCREGKLFKHPLKLKWKGNLEMNEHCPVCGQLTEIETGFYYGTAYVSYALTVALSVSTLVAWWVIIGLSAQDKRFFAWMGFNAVFLILLQPWIMRLSRSIWISWFVKYDPLWQANR, from the coding sequence ATGTCGAATTCACAGTCCTCCAGAGGCTACCTCGCTTCTACCCTTACTTGTCGTTGCCCCCGCTGTCGCGAAGGAAAACTTTTTAAGCATCCCCTTAAGCTGAAATGGAAAGGCAATCTCGAAATGAATGAACATTGCCCTGTATGCGGACAACTCACTGAAATAGAAACCGGATTCTACTATGGCACCGCCTACGTCAGTTATGCGCTTACTGTTGCCTTGAGCGTTTCCACCCTCGTGGCCTGGTGGGTCATCATTGGACTATCAGCGCAGGATAAGCGATTCTTTGCCTGGATGGGTTTTAATGCCGTTTTCCTCATCCTTCTCCAGCCCTGGATCATGCGATTATCGCGAAGCATCTGGATCTCCTGGTTTGTAAAGTATGATCCTTTATGGCAGGCTAACAGATAA
- the trxA gene encoding thioredoxin produces the protein METQKKESFNDLIQGDIPVLVDFTAAWCGPCKMMKPILEELHDRMGDAIRIIKVDIDRNQNAAMAFQVQSVPTLILFKNGNQLWRQSGVVQTGPLERTIRAVAHL, from the coding sequence ATGGAGACGCAAAAAAAGGAGAGCTTTAATGATCTCATCCAGGGAGATATCCCTGTGTTGGTCGATTTTACGGCGGCCTGGTGTGGCCCATGCAAAATGATGAAGCCCATTTTGGAGGAATTACATGACCGCATGGGTGATGCCATTCGCATCATCAAAGTGGATATTGATCGCAATCAAAATGCAGCCATGGCTTTTCAGGTACAAAGTGTACCAACCCTGATCTTATTTAAGAACGGAAATCAACTTTGGCGCCAGTCCGGCGTGGTGCAGACAGGTCCCCTGGAACGCACCATTCGGGCAGTGGCCCATCTCTGA
- a CDS encoding rhodanese-like domain-containing protein — MSIKEIVQKKSGTIIDVRSPGELAEGFIPGSVNIPVSEIPYRIDEIKKMQGPLVFYCRSGSRSGMALMMVQSAGIKTEMHNGGGYFDMVNHLN, encoded by the coding sequence ATGAGTATTAAAGAGATCGTTCAAAAGAAATCGGGCACTATCATTGATGTCCGCAGTCCTGGTGAACTGGCTGAAGGTTTTATCCCCGGTTCCGTCAATATTCCTGTTTCCGAGATCCCCTATCGAATCGACGAGATCAAGAAGATGCAGGGACCCCTGGTTTTTTATTGCCGCAGTGGCAGCCGTAGTGGCATGGCGCTGATGATGGTGCAATCGGCTGGTATCAAGACCGAAATGCACAATGGCGGCGGGTACTTTGACATGGTCAACCACCTTAATTAA
- a CDS encoding DsrE family protein, which produces MKRLPFLLLLLISISLFAQEKKHRIVYDLVSADTADYSAVVRQFNNILKVSPEAELEVVCHGPALNMLIKDKSNVADGMESLRLRGKVSFKACANSMRRMKVEASQLLPLADIVPVAILELAERQMDGWSYIKAGH; this is translated from the coding sequence ATGAAAAGACTTCCCTTTCTGCTGTTACTTCTTATTTCCATCTCTCTATTCGCTCAGGAAAAGAAGCACCGCATTGTTTATGACCTTGTTAGTGCCGATACAGCAGATTATAGTGCTGTGGTCAGGCAGTTCAATAATATCCTGAAAGTTTCCCCTGAGGCGGAACTGGAAGTCGTTTGCCACGGACCTGCACTGAATATGCTCATAAAGGACAAAAGCAATGTTGCCGATGGCATGGAATCGCTGCGTTTGCGGGGCAAAGTGAGTTTCAAAGCCTGCGCCAACTCCATGCGTCGTATGAAGGTGGAGGCATCCCAATTACTTCCGTTGGCCGATATCGTCCCGGTGGCGATTCTTGAACTGGCGGAAAGGCAGATGGATGGGTGGAGCTATATTAAGGCCGGGCATTGA
- a CDS encoding NAD(P)/FAD-dependent oxidoreductase, with amino-acid sequence MSAYHQVVIVGGGNAGISVASQLLRKNKKLDIAIIDPAEYHYYQPAWTLVGGGAFNILKTRRTEAEVMPKGVTWIKEKVESFQPGENAITLANGRPIKYDFLVVAPGIQLNWDEIKGLKETLGRNNVCSNYSFEHAPYTFETLKQFKGGKAIFHNPQTPVKCGGAPHKIMYLAADYFRRHGVLAKADIQYWSGAAKLFAVPKYEATLLKVCERANIKLNFMVKLVEIDGPGKKAKFVGIGEDNKDKEYWVEFDMIHVTPPQSAPDFVRNSPLVNETGWVDVDKNTLQHNRFPAIYSLGDVAGLPISKTGAAIRKQAPVLVENLLAAIQGQEPTARYTGYTSCPLVTGYGKLVLAEFDYDNNPMETFPFDQSKERWSMYFLKKKVLPWLYWNKILAGKA; translated from the coding sequence ATGTCAGCTTATCACCAGGTAGTTATCGTCGGAGGCGGAAATGCAGGCATTTCTGTAGCCTCTCAATTGCTTCGCAAGAACAAAAAACTGGATATCGCCATCATTGATCCGGCAGAGTATCATTATTACCAACCTGCCTGGACCTTAGTTGGTGGGGGTGCCTTTAATATTCTGAAAACACGCCGAACGGAAGCAGAGGTCATGCCCAAGGGAGTAACCTGGATCAAAGAAAAAGTAGAAAGTTTTCAGCCTGGAGAAAACGCGATTACGCTGGCCAATGGGCGTCCCATAAAATATGATTTTCTGGTGGTGGCTCCCGGTATCCAGCTTAACTGGGATGAGATAAAAGGATTGAAGGAAACATTGGGCAGGAACAATGTATGTTCTAATTATAGTTTTGAACACGCTCCTTATACATTTGAAACCTTAAAACAGTTTAAAGGAGGAAAAGCCATTTTCCATAACCCGCAGACCCCGGTAAAATGCGGAGGGGCTCCACATAAAATCATGTACCTGGCGGCTGATTATTTCAGAAGGCATGGCGTATTGGCAAAGGCCGATATACAATACTGGAGCGGCGCTGCCAAACTCTTTGCCGTACCTAAATACGAAGCCACCTTACTGAAGGTTTGTGAAAGAGCCAATATAAAATTGAACTTCATGGTCAAGCTGGTGGAGATCGATGGTCCTGGTAAAAAAGCAAAATTTGTGGGTATAGGAGAAGATAATAAGGATAAAGAATATTGGGTTGAATTTGACATGATCCATGTAACACCTCCGCAAAGCGCCCCCGATTTTGTACGGAACAGTCCATTGGTAAATGAAACAGGCTGGGTGGATGTAGATAAAAATACATTGCAACATAACCGCTTCCCGGCCATCTACTCACTGGGGGATGTGGCCGGCTTGCCCATTAGTAAAACAGGAGCCGCCATACGCAAACAGGCACCTGTATTGGTCGAAAACCTGCTCGCCGCGATTCAGGGCCAGGAACCCACAGCCAGGTACACGGGTTATACCAGTTGTCCGTTGGTAACAGGTTATGGCAAATTGGTATTGGCTGAATTTGATTATGATAATAATCCTATGGAAACCTTCCCCTTTGATCAGAGCAAGGAACGTTGGAGCATGTATTTTTTGAAGAAAAAGGTGCTGCCATGGTTGTATTGGAATAAGATACTGGCGGGAAAGGCGTGA
- a CDS encoding MBL fold metallo-hydrolase has product MKVEQIYTGCLAEAAYYIESKGEAAIIDPLRESKPYIERAEKNGAKIKYVLETHFHADFVSGHIDLARKTGAQIVFGPTAKPAYEAHIAEDGEMLKLGDVYIKVLHTPGHTMESTTYLLVDENGKDHAIFTGDTLFIGDVGRPDLVQKVKAEITPQILGGHLYDSLRNKIMPLADEVIVYPGHGAGSACGKSMSKETVDTLGHQKLFNYALRADMTKEEFIKAVTDGLVEPPQYFPQNVIMNITGYQPVDEVIAHGNRPLNVKEFQTVWESLEALVLDTRNKDAFSRGHIPGSIFIGLDDMFAPWAGTLITDLKQPILLITDEGKEEEAVIRLSRVGYDNTQGYLKGGVEAWKEAGEETDIIVEISPEDFAKKYASEKEHIHLLDVRRKSEYDTEHLVGAENFPLDFINHHMAELDKEKKYYIHCAGGYRSVIATSILKARGFHNLVNIKGGYKELSKTGLERTQFVKQNTEL; this is encoded by the coding sequence ATGAAAGTTGAACAGATTTACACTGGTTGCCTGGCCGAAGCTGCCTATTATATTGAAAGCAAAGGCGAAGCCGCTATCATTGATCCCCTGCGCGAATCAAAGCCCTATATCGAAAGGGCGGAGAAAAATGGTGCAAAGATCAAATACGTGCTGGAAACCCATTTCCACGCCGATTTTGTATCCGGTCATATTGACCTGGCAAGGAAGACAGGTGCCCAGATTGTTTTTGGGCCTACCGCAAAACCTGCTTATGAAGCACATATTGCGGAAGATGGGGAAATGCTAAAATTAGGAGATGTATATATCAAAGTATTACATACACCCGGGCATACCATGGAATCAACTACCTATCTGCTTGTGGATGAAAACGGAAAGGATCATGCGATCTTCACGGGTGATACATTGTTTATTGGAGATGTGGGACGTCCTGACCTGGTACAAAAAGTAAAGGCGGAGATCACACCGCAAATTTTGGGAGGTCATTTGTATGATTCTCTTCGGAACAAGATCATGCCCCTCGCTGATGAAGTGATTGTTTACCCCGGTCATGGTGCCGGCAGTGCCTGCGGAAAAAGCATGAGCAAGGAGACCGTGGATACTCTGGGACATCAGAAATTATTCAATTATGCCCTTCGGGCTGATATGACAAAGGAAGAGTTTATCAAAGCGGTAACTGATGGTCTGGTGGAACCACCACAGTATTTTCCTCAGAATGTGATCATGAATATCACCGGATACCAACCCGTAGATGAGGTGATCGCGCATGGTAACCGCCCTTTGAATGTGAAGGAATTTCAAACCGTTTGGGAAAGTCTGGAGGCACTGGTATTGGATACACGGAACAAGGATGCATTTTCACGCGGTCATATTCCCGGATCGATCTTTATTGGCCTTGATGATATGTTTGCCCCCTGGGCCGGCACGTTGATCACCGATCTGAAACAACCGATCTTACTGATCACCGATGAAGGAAAAGAAGAAGAAGCCGTTATCCGTCTCTCCCGTGTTGGATACGACAATACCCAGGGTTACCTGAAAGGGGGTGTGGAAGCCTGGAAAGAAGCCGGCGAAGAAACCGATATCATCGTAGAGATATCACCGGAAGATTTCGCAAAAAAATACGCTTCCGAAAAGGAACATATTCATCTGCTGGATGTGCGCCGCAAAAGTGAGTATGATACGGAGCACCTGGTAGGCGCGGAAAACTTCCCCCTCGATTTTATCAATCACCACATGGCTGAGCTGGATAAAGAAAAGAAATACTATATCCATTGCGCCGGGGGCTATCGTTCCGTGATTGCTACCTCCATATTGAAAGCACGTGGCTTCCATAACCTGGTAAATATCAAAGGTGGGTACAAGGAGTTGAGTAAGACCGGTTTGGAAAGGACCCAGTTTGTGAAACAGAATACGGAGCTTTAG
- the trxA gene encoding thioredoxin gives MATVRLTTQDFKDKVFDYTTEQEWKYKGDKPAIIDFYADWCGPCKMVAPVLEELSDEYEGDLVIYKVDTEAEMELSAVFGIQSIPTFLFIPVDGQPMMQPGAFPKKVFKQVIDERLISKEEKEPSTKE, from the coding sequence ATGGCTACAGTAAGGCTCACAACCCAGGATTTTAAAGACAAAGTATTTGACTATACCACGGAACAGGAATGGAAATACAAAGGGGATAAACCCGCGATCATTGACTTCTATGCCGACTGGTGCGGTCCCTGCAAAATGGTAGCTCCGGTATTAGAGGAATTGAGCGACGAATATGAAGGTGATCTGGTTATTTATAAAGTAGATACAGAAGCGGAGATGGAACTCTCTGCAGTATTTGGTATTCAGAGCATTCCTACTTTTCTTTTTATTCCTGTAGATGGGCAACCCATGATGCAGCCTGGCGCTTTCCCCAAGAAAGTGTTCAAACAGGTCATAGATGAGCGGTTGATCAGTAAGGAAGAAAAGGAACCTTCAACCAAGGAGTAG
- a CDS encoding Crp/Fnr family transcriptional regulator, giving the protein MDLKKYFPQFEPELLDIIDKQAVDKTFAAGETIMRTGQYIKSTILVITGRIKVYRENEDGGEFLMYYLGPGEACAVSMTCAIQSRTSEVTARTEEETEVMMIPIQLMDDLMNKYKSWYQFVVQTYRSRFDELLTVIDNIAFRNMDERLEFYIKRHVNETGKKIVELSHQQIADDLHTSREVISRLLKKMEQRNLVKLHRNMVEYLS; this is encoded by the coding sequence ATGGACCTCAAGAAATACTTCCCCCAATTTGAACCTGAACTACTCGATATCATCGACAAGCAGGCTGTTGATAAGACATTTGCAGCGGGTGAAACCATCATGCGTACAGGTCAATATATAAAATCAACCATCCTGGTTATCACCGGGAGGATCAAAGTTTACCGCGAAAATGAAGATGGTGGTGAATTTTTAATGTATTACCTCGGACCAGGGGAGGCTTGCGCTGTATCCATGACCTGTGCCATCCAATCACGTACCAGCGAAGTTACGGCCCGTACCGAGGAAGAAACCGAAGTAATGATGATCCCCATCCAATTGATGGACGATCTGATGAATAAGTACAAAAGCTGGTATCAGTTCGTGGTGCAGACCTACCGCTCACGGTTTGATGAATTATTGACCGTGATTGACAATATCGCCTTTCGAAATATGGATGAACGCCTGGAGTTCTATATCAAACGTCATGTTAATGAGACCGGAAAGAAAATTGTCGAACTCTCTCACCAACAGATAGCAGATGACCTGCATACCTCCAGAGAGGTTATTTCACGGTTACTGAAGAAGATGGAACAACGAAATTTAGTTAAGCTGCATAGAAATATGGTCGAATACCTGAGTTAA
- a CDS encoding choice-of-anchor L domain-containing protein, with protein sequence MTARLLKTLLFFALGLCLFQPLAAQLTVNPNTDPISLARIMTGYGVQVFNAQFTGGKFSAGSFQNSNNNLALDSGIILTNGVARSQGLQTGADGFSNQIASNGLGLAGDAMLEDLINNVAETNDACVLEFDFIPAGDSVSFKFVFASEEYPDYNCTPFSDLFAFVITGPGFPRGQNLALVPGTQVPVAINSINNGTPGPSGQLSFCQMLGPGSPFRNLYVDNSNANITYNGMTVTLNAGIKVTPCVTYHLKLAIADLSDDIMDSGVFIQANSFNSTFARFEYNGNRDANNRPYLVEGCDNGSLLKILYSSKVPAPTAVRLSFFGSTADPEMDVNPPLWEFQTFAANDSIISLPLSAIQDNLPEGIEKLVIKVAPMICGNGFDTDSIEIDIREFLELTINPPNPVVCEGNSIQLTANQPGLSNFNWSPRDYLSGFTISNPLCTPLDTITYTVTGEFSPGCRAQGSVFVDIKSAASLSLAKTDIGCIPNSGTITVLASSAWVNPEFSINGSPFSPGNQFTGLAPGHYIIDVRDATGCIAQKDITLVQLPALQITADINRSASCLGEDGEIKISGSGGQAPYLYSIDGVNFIASSIFTITGGAQTAYVRDALNCISSLAITIPTDPPLVVNAAITPDSCRGQADGTILLSASGGTGQFSYTIDGGTPQSSSLFPAVAGQHNITVEDNRGCRNSLNVTVPLINNLFLDPGADTLVCEGTSVRMRAVTNATSFQWDPPTGLDNPFILNPSASPLSTTTYTLTAESGLCQIQDALTITFIRAPVTQAGPDQVICNEGETTISGTGNGLLTWQPEYLFANPAQPTQLVKPAQTTTYWLQAVNELGCRSVRPDSVTITVLPPLTVSAGPDTIAAIGQTIQLRGRGSDPGDQFLWTPATGLSDPTLAEPLATITQDIIYSLRVTNAAGCTDTDTVKIRAFKGPEIYVPSAFTPNGDGKNDILRALPAGVQQFLYFRVYNRWGQLVFQTQDHRIGWDGKINGQIPPTGTFVWVAEGIDYLGQRMLRKGTVVLIR encoded by the coding sequence TTGACTGCCCGTCTCCTTAAAACGCTCCTGTTTTTTGCCCTGGGATTATGTTTGTTTCAACCCCTGGCGGCGCAGCTAACCGTAAACCCCAATACAGACCCCATTTCGCTGGCCCGGATCATGACCGGATATGGCGTACAGGTATTTAATGCGCAATTCACCGGAGGAAAATTTTCAGCAGGTAGTTTTCAAAACAGCAATAATAACCTGGCGCTGGATAGTGGAATCATTCTCACCAATGGCGTAGCCCGATCGCAAGGTTTGCAGACAGGAGCCGACGGATTCTCCAACCAGATCGCTTCGAATGGATTAGGATTAGCCGGCGATGCGATGCTCGAAGACCTGATCAACAATGTAGCCGAAACCAACGATGCCTGTGTACTGGAATTTGATTTTATCCCGGCAGGTGATTCGGTCAGTTTCAAATTCGTTTTTGCTTCTGAAGAATACCCGGATTATAACTGCACTCCTTTTAGTGATCTGTTTGCATTTGTGATCACCGGTCCGGGTTTTCCCCGTGGACAAAATCTGGCCCTCGTGCCCGGTACCCAGGTTCCGGTAGCAATTAATAGTATCAATAATGGAACACCTGGCCCCAGTGGACAATTAAGTTTCTGCCAAATGCTTGGACCGGGTTCACCATTCCGAAATCTATATGTTGACAATAGCAATGCGAACATTACGTACAATGGTATGACCGTCACCTTGAATGCCGGTATAAAGGTCACGCCTTGCGTCACCTATCACCTCAAACTCGCCATTGCTGATCTTTCAGACGATATCATGGATTCGGGTGTCTTTATTCAGGCGAATAGTTTTAACTCAACCTTTGCCCGATTTGAATACAATGGGAACCGCGACGCCAACAACAGACCCTATCTCGTGGAAGGTTGTGATAATGGCTCACTGCTTAAGATCCTGTATTCCTCCAAAGTACCTGCTCCCACAGCGGTTCGCCTGAGTTTTTTTGGTAGCACTGCTGATCCGGAAATGGATGTGAATCCGCCATTATGGGAATTTCAAACCTTTGCGGCCAATGATTCGATCATCAGTCTTCCCTTATCAGCCATTCAGGATAACCTCCCGGAAGGAATAGAGAAACTTGTGATCAAAGTAGCCCCGATGATCTGTGGCAATGGTTTCGACACAGACAGTATTGAGATCGATATCCGTGAATTTCTGGAACTGACCATCAACCCACCCAACCCGGTAGTTTGTGAAGGCAATTCCATTCAATTAACCGCCAATCAACCCGGGTTATCCAATTTTAATTGGTCACCGCGCGATTATCTCAGTGGGTTCACCATTTCAAACCCCCTTTGTACACCACTGGATACCATCACCTATACAGTTACCGGAGAATTCTCACCCGGTTGTCGTGCCCAGGGTTCTGTATTTGTAGATATAAAAAGTGCTGCTTCCCTCTCCCTTGCTAAAACAGATATCGGTTGTATACCAAACAGCGGAACCATCACGGTACTCGCCAGCAGTGCCTGGGTCAACCCGGAATTCTCCATAAACGGATCGCCCTTTTCACCAGGTAATCAATTTACCGGACTTGCTCCCGGACATTATATCATTGATGTACGTGATGCCACAGGATGTATTGCACAAAAAGACATCACGCTTGTGCAATTACCCGCGTTGCAAATTACCGCAGATATTAATCGATCGGCTTCCTGTCTTGGAGAAGATGGGGAGATCAAAATCAGTGGAAGTGGTGGGCAGGCTCCTTATCTTTATTCAATTGATGGAGTAAACTTTATTGCCAGTTCCATTTTTACCATTACCGGTGGCGCGCAGACTGCTTATGTCCGAGATGCTTTGAATTGTATATCCAGTTTGGCCATCACCATTCCAACAGATCCACCGCTGGTAGTAAATGCAGCGATAACACCTGATTCCTGTCGTGGTCAAGCTGACGGAACGATCTTACTCAGCGCCTCCGGCGGAACCGGACAATTCAGTTATACTATCGATGGAGGCACACCCCAAAGTTCTTCCCTGTTTCCCGCTGTGGCAGGACAACATAATATAACGGTAGAGGATAACCGGGGTTGTAGAAATTCGTTGAACGTTACTGTCCCACTTATTAATAATTTATTTCTTGATCCGGGGGCTGACACATTGGTTTGTGAAGGCACATCCGTTCGCATGCGCGCAGTTACCAATGCCACCAGTTTTCAATGGGATCCGCCAACAGGATTAGACAACCCGTTTATTTTAAATCCTTCCGCCTCTCCGTTGAGTACAACTACTTATACCCTCACGGCAGAAAGCGGACTTTGCCAGATACAGGATGCGTTGACCATCACATTTATACGGGCACCAGTGACACAAGCCGGTCCCGACCAGGTGATCTGTAACGAAGGAGAAACAACCATCAGTGGTACAGGTAATGGTTTGTTGACCTGGCAACCTGAATATCTGTTTGCAAACCCCGCACAACCTACCCAACTGGTAAAGCCCGCCCAAACCACTACTTATTGGCTTCAGGCGGTGAATGAACTCGGATGCCGTTCAGTGCGTCCTGACTCTGTAACGATCACCGTTCTCCCACCTCTTACTGTCAGTGCCGGACCGGATACCATTGCGGCCATTGGCCAGACCATACAATTAAGAGGACGAGGTAGCGATCCGGGTGATCAATTTCTATGGACACCTGCCACGGGCCTTTCTGATCCTACCCTCGCAGAGCCGTTGGCAACGATCACCCAGGATATCATCTATTCCCTCCGGGTGACCAATGCTGCTGGTTGTACCGATACTGATACCGTCAAAATAAGGGCATTCAAAGGGCCTGAGATCTATGTTCCGAGTGCCTTCACCCCGAATGGCGATGGCAAGAATGATATCCTGCGTGCTCTCCCGGCAGGCGTTCAGCAATTCCTCTATTTCAGGGTTTATAACCGATGGGGGCAATTGGTATTTCAAACCCAGGATCACCGGATCGGATGGGATGGAAAGATCAATGGGCAGATACCTCCTACCGGTACCTTTGTTTGGGTAGCAGAAGGTATCGATTACCTGGGACAGCGAATGCTGCGCAAAGGGACGGTTGTACTTATTCGCTAG
- the murF gene encoding UDP-N-acetylmuramoyl-tripeptide--D-alanyl-D-alanine ligase, with protein sequence MTIPELYQLFLAHPSVQTDTRKLQPGDIFFALKGPSFNGNAFAKLAIDSGAAYAVIDEKEFEIPGRTVLVQDVLTTLQELARHHRLQFPTIPFLAITGSNGKTTTKELIHAVLSTTFKTYTTEGNLNNHIGVPLTLLKVRTNAEMVIIEMGANHQKEIAGYCTYALPTHGLITNCGKAHLEGFGGVEGVRKGKGELFDHLRAHDGTAFIMEDYDYLHTMSQGIKEVFHYGTHQGDLTGEIVKSEPFAEVLITKGANTGLIQTQLVGDYNLPNILAAVAVGKYFQVADEKIKQAIENYTPSNSRSQLVKKGSNSIILDAYNANPSSMKLAIENFARSYTGKKILLLGAMAELGDESLQEHQAIIDLIKKYAWENVVLVGGDFAKLPHPYLQFANAKEVGEWLKENPVEDAHLLVKGSRSMRMEEAI encoded by the coding sequence ATGACCATTCCGGAATTGTATCAACTTTTTCTCGCACACCCCTCCGTGCAAACCGATACCCGCAAACTTCAACCGGGTGATATCTTCTTTGCATTAAAAGGACCCAGTTTCAATGGCAATGCTTTTGCCAAACTGGCAATTGATAGCGGCGCGGCCTATGCCGTGATCGATGAAAAAGAATTTGAGATCCCGGGCAGGACGGTCCTTGTGCAGGATGTATTGACGACGTTACAAGAACTGGCCAGGCATCACCGCCTTCAATTTCCAACCATTCCATTTTTGGCCATTACTGGCAGCAATGGTAAGACAACGACCAAGGAATTGATCCATGCCGTTCTTTCCACCACCTTCAAAACCTATACAACCGAAGGCAACCTGAATAATCATATCGGTGTACCACTCACGCTGCTGAAGGTTCGTACCAATGCCGAGATGGTTATCATTGAAATGGGCGCCAATCACCAAAAAGAAATTGCCGGCTATTGCACCTATGCTTTGCCCACTCATGGGTTGATCACAAATTGCGGCAAGGCCCACCTTGAGGGTTTTGGAGGTGTGGAAGGTGTGCGAAAAGGTAAAGGCGAACTCTTTGACCATTTACGCGCCCATGATGGTACAGCGTTTATCATGGAAGATTATGATTATCTGCACACGATGAGCCAGGGAATAAAAGAAGTGTTTCACTATGGCACTCACCAAGGTGACCTGACTGGTGAAATTGTGAAGAGTGAACCCTTTGCCGAAGTGTTGATTACCAAGGGGGCAAATACGGGACTGATTCAAACACAATTGGTAGGTGATTATAACCTTCCAAATATTCTGGCCGCGGTTGCAGTGGGAAAATATTTTCAGGTTGCTGATGAAAAGATAAAACAGGCCATTGAAAATTATACCCCATCCAATAGCCGATCACAATTGGTGAAAAAAGGTTCTAATTCGATCATCCTGGATGCATACAATGCCAACCCGAGTAGCATGAAACTGGCTATAGAGAATTTTGCCCGTTCCTACACCGGCAAAAAGATTCTACTACTGGGCGCCATGGCAGAATTAGGTGATGAAAGTCTGCAGGAACACCAGGCCATCATTGACCTGATAAAAAAGTATGCATGGGAGAACGTGGTCTTAGTGGGTGGTGATTTTGCCAAACTGCCTCACCCCTATCTCCAATTTGCAAATGCGAAAGAAGTCGGGGAATGGTTAAAGGAAAATCCGGTGGAAGATGCTCATTTACTGGTGAAGGGCAGCCGGTCCATGAGAATGGAAGAGGCGATCTGA